A genome region from Staphylococcus capitis subsp. capitis includes the following:
- a CDS encoding HIT family protein has translation MSETIFSKIISGEIPSFKIYENDYVYAFLDISQVTKGHTLLVPKKVSANIFETDEETMKHIGVALPKVANAIKAAFNPDGLNIIQNNGEFADQSVFHLHFHLIPRYENDIDGFGYKWETHEDTINDDAKKEIAEQIQAQFD, from the coding sequence ATGTCAGAAACTATTTTCAGTAAAATTATTTCTGGAGAAATTCCAAGCTTTAAAATTTATGAAAATGACTACGTTTATGCCTTTCTAGATATTTCACAAGTGACGAAAGGTCACACATTATTAGTTCCTAAAAAAGTTTCGGCTAATATTTTTGAGACTGATGAAGAAACAATGAAACATATTGGAGTGGCTTTACCTAAGGTAGCCAATGCTATTAAAGCCGCTTTTAACCCAGATGGATTAAATATCATTCAAAATAATGGAGAGTTTGCAGATCAGTCTGTATTTCATCTTCACTTCCATCTTATCCCAAGATATGAAAATGATATCGATGGCTTTGGATATAAGTGGGAAACGCATGAAGATACAATTAATGACGACGCTAAAAAAGAAATTGCTGAACAAATTCAAGCACAATTTGATTAA
- a CDS encoding ABC transporter ATP-binding protein, with protein sequence MTVKVEHLTGGYGKRPVIKDINFELKKGEIVGLIGLNGAGKSTTIKHMLGLLNPMEGSLSISDTNINDDIEVYRRKLSYIPEAPVIYEELTLEEHIEMTAMAYQLSREEAMRRAEPLLKVFRLENELKVFPSHFSKGMKQKVMIICAFIVDPELYIIDEPFLGLDPLGIQSMLDLMVEKKNENRTVLMSTHILATAERYCDRFIILDQGKVVAFGNLDELREQTGLYDRTLDDIYIHVTQGGNANE encoded by the coding sequence ATGACAGTAAAAGTTGAACATCTTACAGGCGGATATGGAAAACGTCCTGTAATCAAAGATATAAATTTTGAGTTAAAAAAAGGCGAAATTGTTGGTTTAATTGGTCTTAACGGTGCAGGAAAAAGTACAACAATTAAACATATGTTAGGACTTCTTAATCCAATGGAAGGTTCATTATCCATTTCTGATACAAATATTAATGATGACATTGAAGTATATAGAAGAAAATTATCATATATTCCAGAAGCACCAGTGATTTATGAAGAACTTACATTAGAAGAGCATATAGAGATGACTGCTATGGCCTACCAACTAAGTAGGGAAGAGGCAATGCGTCGTGCTGAGCCTCTTTTAAAAGTATTTCGTTTAGAAAATGAATTAAAAGTCTTTCCAAGTCATTTCTCAAAAGGAATGAAACAAAAGGTCATGATCATTTGTGCTTTCATCGTTGATCCAGAATTGTATATCATCGATGAGCCATTCTTAGGTCTCGATCCTTTGGGAATACAATCAATGCTTGATTTAATGGTTGAAAAGAAAAACGAAAATCGAACTGTCTTAATGAGTACACATATACTTGCTACAGCGGAACGTTACTGTGATAGATTTATTATTTTAGATCAAGGGAAAGTTGTTGCGTTTGGTAACTTAGATGAACTACGTGAACAAACAGGTCTGTATGATAGAACCTTAGATGATATTTATATACATGTTACACAAGGTGGCAATGCCAATGAATAA
- a CDS encoding ABC transporter permease, which produces MNNQSLSLFNRRYKAIRKEKSYYNKFIFNGHFTVFLLILLGAFIFGYGEWLQHIPQHIDYALFASIAVALVSLFPIRTLLKDADKIFLLPFEKHMKDYMQVSLIYSYSSRIFLQVILLIILFPLFYKLNDNHFAFYIVFAISAIIFPYLGLLVKWQWLKLNLSSWTINLLLFVLFGITFYLILRFHNYFAIIFIFIVGVLLLILKLNSKKQLFPWERMIAIEQQKHTNYYKFVNMFTDVKHLRESAVRRSYLDFILPTPKGNKFNENRMYLFLFVRSFVRGRDAFSIIFRLVIIALVLMLWLSNPIVSLIIGSLFMYITLLQMAQFYTQQAYGLWPQVWPVPDTKVIKGYEQFLYRLMIGVGIIFTIVFVIKHPTLFFFALLFFIVGWLTIRSTIKKLKYQETLLRD; this is translated from the coding sequence ATGAATAATCAATCATTATCTCTGTTTAATCGGAGATATAAAGCGATTCGTAAAGAAAAAAGTTACTATAACAAATTCATTTTTAATGGTCATTTCACGGTGTTTTTACTTATATTGTTAGGTGCATTTATTTTTGGATATGGTGAATGGCTACAACATATACCACAACATATTGATTATGCACTATTTGCAAGTATTGCTGTAGCATTAGTTTCATTATTTCCAATTCGAACACTTTTAAAAGATGCAGATAAAATTTTTCTATTACCATTTGAGAAACATATGAAAGATTATATGCAAGTAAGTTTAATATATAGTTATAGTTCAAGAATTTTTTTACAAGTCATACTTCTTATTATACTATTTCCTTTATTTTATAAATTAAATGATAACCATTTTGCATTTTATATTGTATTTGCTATAAGTGCTATCATTTTTCCTTATTTAGGATTACTTGTTAAATGGCAGTGGTTAAAGCTAAATCTTTCAAGTTGGACAATTAATTTATTATTATTTGTACTATTTGGTATAACATTTTATTTAATTTTAAGATTTCATAATTACTTTGCTATTATATTTATTTTCATCGTAGGGGTATTGTTATTAATTTTAAAATTGAATAGCAAAAAGCAATTATTTCCTTGGGAGAGAATGATAGCGATTGAGCAACAAAAACATACGAATTATTATAAATTTGTAAATATGTTTACTGATGTGAAACATTTAAGAGAGTCAGCAGTACGTAGAAGTTATTTAGATTTCATATTACCCACTCCAAAAGGTAACAAGTTTAATGAAAATCGTATGTACTTATTCTTATTTGTAAGAAGCTTTGTAAGAGGACGAGACGCGTTTAGTATCATTTTTCGATTAGTGATTATAGCACTCGTTTTAATGTTATGGTTATCAAATCCAATCGTATCTCTGATTATAGGAAGCTTATTTATGTATATTACATTATTACAAATGGCTCAGTTCTATACTCAACAAGCATATGGTTTATGGCCACAAGTATGGCCAGTCCCTGATACGAAAGTTATCAAAGGATATGAACAATTTTTATACCGATTAATGATCGGTGTAGGTATTATCTTTACAATAGTATTTGTTATAAAACATCCTACATTGTTCTTCTTTGCTTTACTTTTCTTTATTGTAGGGTGGTTAACAATAAGAAGTACCATTAAAAAGTTAAAATATCAGGAAACTTTATTAAGAGACTAA
- the traP gene encoding signal transduction protein TRAP has protein sequence MNLYTSYGTYGFLNQIKLNNPDHDLFQFSASDTSVILEETEDKSVLKHPSSYNVLYQVGEFNENHFYCALFIPSSEDHSNQLEKKLLHLGAPFDSFAGFKSYRLLKPLEGNTYKIYFGFANRTAYEDFKASELFNDNFSKVALSQFFGASGQHSSYFERYLYPIDEN, from the coding sequence ATGAATTTATATACATCTTATGGGACATATGGATTCTTAAATCAAATTAAATTGAATAATCCAGATCATGACCTATTTCAGTTTTCTGCTTCCGATACATCAGTCATTTTAGAAGAAACTGAAGATAAGTCAGTTTTAAAACATCCTAGTTCTTACAATGTACTCTACCAAGTTGGAGAATTTAACGAAAATCATTTCTACTGTGCTTTGTTCATTCCCTCTTCAGAGGATCATAGTAATCAACTAGAGAAAAAATTATTGCACTTAGGCGCACCTTTTGATTCATTCGCTGGATTCAAAAGTTATCGATTATTAAAACCTTTAGAAGGTAATACTTATAAAATATACTTTGGCTTCGCAAATCGCACTGCCTATGAAGACTTCAAGGCTTCAGAATTATTTAATGATAATTTTTCTAAAGTAGCTTTAAGTCAATTCTTTGGAGCAAGTGGTCAACATTCAAGTTATTTTGAAAGATACTTGTATCCAATTGATGAAAACTAA
- the hemE gene encoding uroporphyrinogen decarboxylase translates to MHSNNDTILKTIKGESTSHTPVWFMRQAGRSQPEYRKLKEKYSLFEITHQPELCAYVTHLPVDNYNTDAAVLYKDIMTPLKPIGVDVEIKSGIGPVISNPIKSVQDVEKLSQIDPKRDVPYVLETIKLLTEEKLNVPLIGFTGAPFTLASYMIEGGPSKNYNFTKAMMYGDEPTWFALMDHLVDVSIKYVVAQIEAGAELIQIFDSWVGALNVQDYNYYIKPAMKKLVSGIKAHYDVPVILFGVGASHLINEWNDLPIDVLGLDWRTSINQADQMGVNKTLQGNLDPSLLLAPWDVIESRLKDILDQGMARGKHIFNLGHGVFPEVQPETLRKVSKFVHNYTQK, encoded by the coding sequence GTGCATAGTAATAACGATACGATATTAAAGACAATAAAAGGTGAATCAACGTCACACACTCCAGTTTGGTTTATGAGACAAGCAGGACGTTCTCAACCTGAGTATCGCAAACTTAAAGAAAAATATTCACTTTTTGAAATTACGCATCAACCAGAATTATGTGCGTATGTTACGCATTTACCAGTAGATAATTACAATACTGATGCGGCTGTTCTTTATAAGGATATTATGACACCTTTAAAACCCATAGGTGTAGATGTAGAAATTAAATCTGGTATTGGACCAGTGATTTCAAACCCTATTAAGTCAGTACAAGATGTTGAAAAATTATCTCAGATAGATCCTAAAAGAGATGTACCTTATGTTTTAGAAACAATCAAATTGCTTACAGAGGAAAAATTAAATGTACCGTTGATTGGTTTTACAGGTGCGCCGTTCACATTAGCATCTTATATGATTGAAGGAGGTCCTTCTAAAAATTATAATTTTACTAAAGCCATGATGTATGGAGACGAACCTACATGGTTTGCACTAATGGATCATCTTGTAGATGTGTCAATCAAATATGTAGTCGCTCAAATTGAGGCTGGTGCTGAATTAATACAAATCTTTGATTCTTGGGTAGGAGCACTAAACGTCCAAGACTATAATTATTATATCAAGCCAGCTATGAAGAAATTAGTGAGTGGTATCAAAGCTCATTATGATGTACCTGTGATACTTTTCGGGGTAGGCGCAAGTCATTTAATTAATGAATGGAATGATTTACCTATTGATGTTTTAGGTCTAGATTGGAGAACATCTATTAATCAGGCTGATCAAATGGGAGTAAACAAGACACTACAAGGTAATCTCGACCCTTCATTATTATTAGCACCATGGGATGTTATCGAATCACGACTAAAAGATATACTTGATCAAGGAATGGCGCGTGGCAAGCATATATTTAACTTAGGTCACGGTGTATTTCCAGAAGTTCAACCTGAGACATTAAGAAAAGTGAGTAAATTCGTTCATAACTATACTCAAAAATAG
- the hemH gene encoding ferrochelatase, which yields MSKTIGLLVMAYGTPYKESDIEPYYTDIRHGKRPTEEELQDLKQRYEFIGGLSPLAGTTDRQAEALIKTLNETYDNVEFKLYLGLKHISPYIEEAVEKMHKDGIDEAVTVVLAPHYSSFSVGSYDNRAQEEADKYGIKLTHIKHYYHQPKFIKYWTDKINETLNQIPEEEHDETVLIVSAHSLPKGLIERNNDPYPKELHETAQILKQDSNIVHVAEGWQSEGNTGTPWLGPDVQDLTRELYQEHHFKNFIYTPVGFVCEHLEVLYDNDYECKVVCDEIGAKYYRPEMPNTNPLFIGAIVDEIKAHF from the coding sequence ATGAGTAAAACAATTGGATTATTAGTGATGGCGTACGGTACACCATACAAAGAGAGTGATATCGAGCCTTATTATACTGATATTAGACACGGTAAAAGACCAACTGAAGAAGAACTACAAGATTTAAAACAACGCTATGAATTTATCGGAGGGCTATCACCTTTAGCAGGAACAACAGATCGACAAGCTGAGGCATTAATTAAAACTTTAAATGAAACGTATGACAATGTTGAATTTAAATTATATTTAGGATTAAAACATATCTCTCCTTATATTGAAGAAGCCGTAGAAAAAATGCATAAAGATGGCATTGATGAAGCTGTAACAGTTGTGCTCGCGCCACATTATTCAAGTTTTTCAGTAGGTTCTTATGATAATCGCGCACAAGAAGAAGCAGATAAATATGGCATTAAATTGACTCATATTAAACATTATTATCACCAACCAAAATTTATTAAATATTGGACAGATAAAATTAATGAAACATTAAATCAAATTCCTGAAGAAGAGCACGATGAAACAGTTTTAATCGTTTCAGCACATAGTTTACCTAAAGGTCTGATTGAACGTAATAATGATCCATATCCTAAAGAATTGCATGAAACAGCTCAAATTCTTAAACAAGACTCCAATATTGTTCATGTAGCAGAAGGTTGGCAATCTGAAGGAAATACTGGTACACCTTGGTTAGGACCCGATGTTCAAGATCTTACGCGTGAATTATATCAAGAACATCATTTCAAAAACTTTATTTATACACCAGTAGGATTTGTTTGTGAGCATTTAGAAGTGCTCTATGACAATGACTACGAATGTAAAGTAGTATGTGATGAAATTGGCGCTAAATACTATCGTCCTGAAATGCCTAATACAAACCCGCTATTTATAGGAGCAATTGTTGACGAAATTAAAGCTCATTTTTAA
- the hemY gene encoding protoporphyrinogen oxidase, with protein sequence MSKKIAIIGAGITGLSSAYFIKKQDPTIEVTIFEASNRPGGKIQTYRHEGYTIELGPESYLGRKTIMTDMAKDIGLENDLITNTTGQSYIYAKNKLFPIPGGSIMGIPTDIKPFIKTKLISPIGKLRAGMDLFKKPIQIEDDISVGDFFRKRLGDEVLENLIEPLMGGIYGTNIDELSLMSTFPNFKEKEEQFGSLIKGMKDEKEQRIKHRQLYPGAPKGQFKQFRHGLSSFIEALAENVQNKGVNIRYNTQVRDIKVSQKDYEILLKDSSETFDGVLVTTPQQVFMKWFSHDPAFDYFNKMDSTTVATVVMAFDEKNIENTYDGTGFVIARTSQTDITACTWTSKKWPFTTPEGKVLIRAYVGKPGDTVVDDHTDDEIVSIVRKDLRKMMTFKGNPDFTIVNRLPKSMPQYHVGHIKNIKIIQQHIKNTYPRLRITGAPFEAVGLPDCIQQGKNAVEEILEEI encoded by the coding sequence TTGAGTAAAAAAATTGCGATTATCGGCGCAGGTATTACTGGTTTATCGAGTGCGTATTTTATAAAAAAACAAGATCCAACTATAGAAGTAACGATATTTGAAGCCTCTAATCGTCCTGGAGGTAAAATTCAAACATATCGACATGAAGGGTATACTATTGAGTTAGGTCCAGAATCCTATCTAGGACGTAAAACTATCATGACAGATATGGCTAAAGATATTGGTCTAGAAAATGATTTAATTACTAATACTACGGGTCAATCGTATATATACGCTAAAAATAAATTATTTCCTATACCAGGTGGCTCTATTATGGGCATTCCAACAGATATAAAGCCATTTATTAAAACGAAGCTTATTTCTCCAATTGGTAAATTAAGAGCTGGAATGGACTTGTTTAAGAAACCGATTCAAATCGAGGATGATATTTCTGTCGGCGACTTTTTCAGAAAAAGACTAGGTGATGAAGTATTAGAAAATCTCATTGAACCTTTAATGGGTGGCATATATGGTACTAATATTGATGAATTAAGTTTAATGAGTACATTTCCAAACTTTAAAGAAAAAGAAGAACAATTTGGCAGTTTGATTAAAGGAATGAAAGATGAGAAAGAACAACGTATTAAACATCGTCAACTATACCCAGGGGCACCTAAAGGACAATTTAAACAGTTTAGACATGGTTTAAGTTCATTTATTGAAGCATTGGCAGAAAATGTTCAGAATAAGGGAGTAAATATTCGTTACAATACTCAAGTACGTGACATTAAAGTTTCTCAGAAAGATTATGAAATTTTACTCAAAGATAGTAGTGAAACATTTGATGGGGTACTTGTTACTACACCACAACAAGTATTTATGAAATGGTTTAGCCATGATCCTGCCTTTGATTACTTTAATAAGATGGACTCGACTACTGTTGCAACAGTGGTTATGGCTTTTGATGAAAAGAATATAGAGAATACGTATGATGGTACTGGATTCGTTATAGCTAGAACGAGTCAAACAGATATTACAGCTTGTACTTGGACTTCGAAAAAATGGCCGTTTACTACACCTGAAGGTAAAGTATTAATTAGAGCTTATGTAGGTAAACCAGGCGACACTGTAGTAGATGACCATACTGATGATGAAATTGTATCAATTGTTCGTAAAGATTTAAGGAAAATGATGACATTCAAGGGTAATCCTGACTTTACGATAGTGAATCGTTTGCCTAAAAGTATGCCTCAATATCACGTAGGGCATATAAAAAATATCAAGATAATTCAACAACATATAAAGAATACTTATCCTAGATTAAGAATTACTGGAGCGCCTTTTGAAGCGGTAGGTTTACCTGATTGTATTCAACAAGGAAAAAATGCTGTTGAAGAAATTTTAGAAGAAATTTAG
- a CDS encoding alpha/beta hydrolase produces the protein MTDVIIIHSKYGNATNHWYEWLKHNLTLEGYHVTLFNLEADDHAKIDEWVRQMKEQIEIRKYDTYFVTHGFGTIAALKYIEGTHHHIEGLFSIAGFKEDAHDIDENVNLEGISIDYEKVKSQVDHFYGLTSKDDKYVSYKETKRLMDTLEGKIRIVDEGGHFLEDEGFKTFTSLQSRMQGYMTK, from the coding sequence ATGACTGACGTGATTATAATCCATTCAAAATATGGGAATGCCACAAATCATTGGTATGAGTGGTTAAAGCATAATTTAACTTTAGAAGGTTATCATGTGACGTTGTTTAATTTAGAGGCAGATGATCATGCAAAAATTGATGAATGGGTAAGACAAATGAAAGAACAAATTGAAATTCGTAAATATGATACTTATTTTGTAACCCATGGTTTTGGTACGATAGCTGCACTAAAATATATTGAGGGGACTCATCATCATATTGAAGGATTGTTTAGTATTGCAGGTTTCAAAGAAGATGCCCATGATATTGATGAGAATGTCAACTTAGAGGGCATATCAATAGATTATGAAAAAGTTAAATCTCAAGTCGATCATTTTTACGGACTTACATCTAAAGATGATAAATATGTTTCTTATAAAGAGACTAAAAGGTTAATGGATACGTTGGAAGGTAAGATTCGAATAGTCGATGAAGGTGGACACTTTTTAGAGGATGAAGGTTTTAAAACATTTACTTCTTTACAATCTAGAATGCAAGGTTACATGACTAAGTAA
- the menE gene encoding o-succinylbenzoate--CoA ligase has protein sequence MGYWLKEQSQLNKDKIAVATDEQSLTFSELYENAYDLARYIQSLHKKRVGLFIKNDLDSVILIHACWIAQIEIAMLNTRLTEQEMRNQMKSVRVDTILHTMPLTMEDFKLYNIEGLRNLAPQQLQSKQFNLEDIASIMFTSGTTGPQKAVPQTFHNHLASATGCKQSLGFDQHTKWLSVLPIYHISGLSVILRSVIEGFTVRLVGKFNTNKMLHIIKDENMTHVSLVPQTLKWLMDGGLTQPFSIEKILLGGAKLSSNLIEQALANQLPIYNSFGMTETCSQFLTASPEMLAQKHDTVGKPSDNVKVKIKNLNQDGHGELLIKGENVMNGYLYPENLTNTFEDGFFKTGDIAEIDEEGFVMVYDRRKDLIISGGENIYPYQIETVAKQFNEISDAVCVGVADDTWGQIPVLYFVSENEVNREELLNHFQQNLAKYKVPKAFYQVENLPYTSTGKLQRSKVSYEGNQL, from the coding sequence GTGGGTTATTGGTTAAAAGAACAATCACAATTAAATAAAGATAAAATTGCAGTGGCCACTGATGAACAATCATTAACGTTTAGTGAGCTATATGAGAATGCTTATGATTTGGCACGCTACATTCAGTCACTTCATAAGAAAAGAGTAGGTTTATTTATTAAAAATGATTTAGATTCGGTCATTCTTATACATGCTTGTTGGATTGCTCAAATCGAAATAGCGATGCTCAACACGCGTTTAACTGAGCAAGAAATGAGAAATCAGATGAAATCAGTTCGTGTTGATACCATATTACATACGATGCCTCTAACAATGGAGGATTTTAAATTATACAACATTGAAGGTCTTAGAAATTTAGCACCTCAACAACTCCAATCTAAACAATTTAATCTTGAAGATATCGCATCTATTATGTTCACTTCTGGAACGACAGGCCCACAGAAAGCTGTGCCACAAACGTTCCATAATCATTTAGCAAGTGCCACAGGTTGTAAACAAAGTTTAGGATTTGATCAACATACAAAGTGGCTATCAGTTTTACCTATTTATCATATTTCTGGTCTGAGCGTTATTTTAAGATCAGTCATTGAGGGATTCACAGTTCGCTTAGTTGGTAAATTTAATACCAATAAGATGCTTCATATTATTAAAGATGAAAACATGACGCATGTCTCACTTGTTCCTCAAACATTAAAATGGTTGATGGATGGTGGTCTTACACAACCATTCTCAATAGAAAAAATTTTACTTGGAGGAGCAAAACTCTCTTCTAATCTGATAGAGCAAGCACTTGCCAATCAGTTACCAATTTATAACTCTTTCGGTATGACAGAAACATGTTCTCAATTTCTAACAGCTTCACCTGAAATGTTAGCTCAAAAACATGATACAGTTGGTAAACCGAGTGATAATGTAAAAGTAAAAATTAAGAATCTTAATCAAGATGGTCATGGTGAACTTCTTATCAAAGGTGAAAATGTGATGAATGGTTACTTGTATCCTGAGAATTTGACTAATACATTTGAAGATGGCTTTTTCAAAACTGGAGATATTGCTGAGATAGATGAAGAAGGTTTCGTAATGGTTTATGATCGTCGTAAAGATTTAATTATAAGTGGGGGAGAGAACATTTATCCATACCAAATAGAAACAGTTGCAAAACAATTTAATGAAATTTCTGATGCAGTATGTGTAGGTGTTGCTGATGATACTTGGGGACAAATTCCTGTGCTTTATTTTGTTTCTGAAAATGAAGTCAATAGAGAAGAATTGTTAAACCATTTTCAACAGAATTTAGCAAAATATAAAGTGCCTAAAGCCTTCTATCAAGTAGAGAATTTACCGTATACCTCTACAGGAAAACTGCAACGTAGCAAAGTATCATATGAAGGAAATCAATTATGA
- the menC gene encoding o-succinylbenzoate synthase, which produces MIIKAIHLYTYKQPFKSPIITPKVKLYERESLIVEILTRDNQSFYGECNAFTTNWYDDETIDIAVHTLNEWIPQLIDKEFNSFSEWSVYLEQLEETPATRSAIVMAVYQMYHELSSFSVTYGATISGLTNEQLHKLYETQPRRVKLKWSSQLVEDINAIHQNDIHCDLALDANESLNVESFSKISEVNQANIIYIEEPFKSLENLNAMNVSEYPPIAIDEKATSIKDIVSIIEKFPIQLVVLKPYRLGGIDKVLEAIDILKEKNIKFVVGGMYEFGLSRYFTAMLAKEGDYPGDVTPSGYYFEEDLVRDSGILKEGMIHFIPPKVQKTKLTKL; this is translated from the coding sequence ATGATTATTAAAGCTATTCATTTATACACGTATAAACAACCTTTCAAATCTCCCATTATTACACCTAAAGTTAAACTTTATGAACGTGAAAGTTTAATTGTTGAAATTTTAACCCGAGATAATCAATCTTTTTATGGTGAGTGTAATGCGTTTACTACGAATTGGTATGATGATGAAACGATAGATATAGCAGTCCATACGCTCAATGAGTGGATACCTCAGCTTATTGACAAAGAATTTAATTCATTTAGTGAATGGTCTGTTTATTTAGAGCAACTTGAGGAGACCCCAGCGACTCGTTCAGCTATCGTTATGGCAGTTTATCAAATGTATCATGAGTTATCATCTTTCTCAGTAACCTATGGTGCGACAATAAGTGGTTTAACAAATGAACAGTTACATAAGCTTTATGAAACACAGCCACGTCGTGTTAAACTTAAGTGGTCTTCACAACTTGTTGAAGATATCAATGCTATACATCAAAATGATATTCATTGTGATTTAGCACTTGATGCGAATGAATCGCTGAATGTTGAATCATTTTCAAAGATTAGTGAGGTTAATCAAGCGAATATCATATATATTGAAGAACCGTTTAAATCATTAGAGAATTTAAATGCAATGAATGTGAGCGAATATCCACCTATAGCTATCGATGAGAAGGCGACTTCTATCAAAGATATTGTTTCAATTATTGAAAAATTTCCTATTCAATTAGTTGTTTTAAAGCCGTATAGATTAGGTGGTATTGATAAAGTTTTAGAGGCAATAGATATTTTAAAAGAAAAAAATATTAAATTTGTAGTCGGTGGCATGTATGAATTTGGATTAAGTAGATATTTTACAGCAATGTTAGCTAAAGAGGGAGATTATCCAGGTGATGTTACACCTTCCGGATATTACTTTGAAGAAGATTTAGTGAGAGATTCAGGCATTTTAAAAGAGGGAATGATTCATTTTATTCCCCCTAAAGTACAAAAAACTAAATTAACAAAACTTTAA
- the yidD gene encoding membrane protein insertion efficiency factor YidD → MKKIFLALVVFYQRFISPLTPPTCRFYPTCSEYTREAIQYHGAFKGLYLGIRRILKCHPFHKGGFDPVPLKKDKQSTSEHKH, encoded by the coding sequence ATAAAAAAGATTTTTCTAGCGCTAGTTGTATTTTATCAACGATTTATATCACCGTTGACACCACCTACTTGTCGATTTTATCCAACATGTTCGGAATATACGAGAGAAGCAATCCAATATCATGGTGCATTTAAAGGGCTTTATTTAGGTATACGCCGCATTTTGAAATGTCATCCATTTCATAAAGGTGGCTTCGATCCAGTACCATTAAAAAAAGATAAACAATCGACATCAGAACATAAACATTAA
- the ytkD gene encoding RNA deprotection pyrophosphohydrolase has product MEFRDKDNRTVTLKFKTNKDTPNGNHVLTIPIYNHQLLFTRHKVRGIEFPGGKVESGETPLDAVLRELYEETGAIAEKCIYFAQYRVNTNDHSTFLKDVFFIEASHFIETSTYYETNGPCLFENVSNIPKDKQSFLIQDATILKCLERVRALGFYKN; this is encoded by the coding sequence GTGGAGTTTCGTGATAAAGACAATCGAACGGTCACTTTAAAATTTAAAACGAATAAGGATACGCCTAATGGTAATCACGTACTCACGATTCCAATATATAATCATCAACTCTTATTTACTCGACACAAAGTTCGTGGAATTGAATTCCCTGGGGGTAAAGTTGAGTCCGGTGAAACACCATTAGATGCGGTTTTAAGGGAATTATATGAAGAGACAGGCGCAATTGCCGAGAAATGTATTTATTTTGCACAATATAGAGTTAACACAAATGATCATAGTACTTTTCTTAAAGATGTATTTTTCATTGAAGCGAGTCATTTCATTGAAACTTCAACTTATTATGAGACAAATGGTCCATGTCTATTTGAAAATGTTTCCAACATACCTAAGGATAAGCAAAGTTTTCTAATACAAGATGCGACGATATTGAAATGTTTAGAAAGGGTGAGAGCGCTTGGATTTTACAAAAATTAA